A part of Streptomyces sp. DSM 40750 genomic DNA contains:
- a CDS encoding ATP-binding protein yields MAIGASSAEVVGEATDNGTDQSGAGQLRRRLGRADLRAVPEARRALRELLRQWGRPGRSEIAELLTSELVTNALIHTDHDAVLTATVSPRGLHVEVRDFVGRRPKPRMPNADDGTHGRGLLLVQSLADAWGVRAHGVGKAVWFDLDGGLT; encoded by the coding sequence ATGGCGATCGGGGCCTCCTCGGCGGAAGTGGTGGGGGAAGCGACCGACAACGGGACGGACCAGTCCGGTGCCGGACAGCTCAGGCGCAGACTCGGGCGGGCCGACCTGAGGGCGGTGCCCGAGGCCCGTAGAGCCCTGCGGGAGCTGCTACGGCAATGGGGGCGGCCGGGAAGATCGGAGATAGCGGAACTGCTGACGAGCGAGCTGGTCACCAACGCGCTCATCCACACCGACCATGACGCGGTGCTGACCGCCACCGTCTCACCGCGCGGACTCCACGTGGAGGTGCGGGACTTCGTGGGACGCAGGCCCAAACCCCGGATGCCGAACGCCGACGACGGCACCCACGGACGCGGCCTCCTCCTCGTGCAGTCCCTCGCCGACGCCTGGGGGGTACGGGCGCACGGCGTGGGCAAGGCGGTGTGGTTCGACCTCGACGGCGGGCTGACGTAG
- a CDS encoding GntR family transcriptional regulator: MEQAGPRSRQAAAASAPDAAARPASAYRVPAQPGVADVDRERGIAADGSTSRSWGSPRSWGSPRSSEAESGGEADSGEGTAAVRPDTGPVADSARGEHTHSETPIPMPRAPGRPVVQRASVRGQILDALRAALAGGELTPGEVYSAPALGEQFGVSATPVREAMQQLAIEGAVEVVPNRGFRVVRRGARELAELAEVRALLQVPVIMRLTHTVPADRWAELRPLAEESARAASAGCRATYGETDRAFHRGVLGLAGNEQLTQIADDLHRRTQLPHAVGHLGGMGSGGRVELMADAAEHIALLDALVAQDLEAACCLVEKHFGTVG; encoded by the coding sequence GTGGAGCAGGCCGGACCTCGCTCGCGCCAGGCCGCGGCCGCGAGTGCGCCGGACGCCGCCGCCCGTCCGGCGTCCGCCTACCGTGTGCCGGCCCAGCCCGGAGTCGCGGACGTCGACCGGGAGCGGGGCATCGCGGCGGACGGGAGTACCTCCCGCTCATGGGGGTCCCCCCGCTCATGGGGGTCCCCCCGCTCGAGCGAAGCCGAGAGTGGGGGAGAAGCCGATAGCGGGGAGGGCACGGCGGCGGTACGCCCCGACACCGGCCCCGTCGCCGACTCGGCGCGGGGCGAGCACACGCACAGCGAGACGCCGATCCCCATGCCCCGCGCACCGGGGCGCCCGGTCGTCCAGCGGGCCTCCGTGCGGGGGCAGATCCTCGACGCGCTGCGGGCCGCGCTCGCGGGCGGGGAGCTGACGCCGGGGGAGGTGTACTCGGCGCCCGCTCTCGGTGAGCAGTTCGGGGTCTCCGCGACTCCCGTGCGCGAGGCGATGCAGCAACTGGCCATCGAGGGCGCGGTCGAGGTCGTGCCCAACCGGGGGTTCCGTGTCGTACGGCGGGGCGCCCGGGAGCTGGCCGAGCTGGCGGAGGTGCGGGCACTGCTCCAGGTGCCGGTGATCATGCGGCTCACGCATACGGTGCCGGCCGATCGCTGGGCCGAACTGCGGCCGCTCGCCGAGGAGTCGGCGCGGGCCGCGTCCGCGGGGTGCCGGGCGACGTACGGGGAGACGGACCGGGCCTTCCACCGGGGGGTGCTGGGGCTGGCCGGGAACGAGCAGCTGACGCAGATCGCGGATGATCTGCATCGGCGTACGCAACTTCCGCACGCTGTCGGCCACCTGGGCGGAATGGGCAGTGGCGGCCGAGTCGAACTGATGGCTGACGCCGCCGAGCACATCGCCCTGCTGGACGCGTTGGTGGCGCAGGACCTGGAAGCGGCGTGCTGTCTCGTGGAGAAGCATTTCGGCACGGTGGGCTGA
- a CDS encoding DUF456 domain-containing protein yields MGAWELLLVGVVLLLGLCGVLVPGVPGSWLVWAGVMWWALEDPRPIAWWVLVGATAVLLLSRAIRWGLPPRRVAESGATPRMAVYAGVGALLGFVLLPVLGAFPGFVGGIYLSERLRLGRHGEAKAATRTAMRSGGSSVLAELFACLLVTGAWVGVVFGG; encoded by the coding sequence ATGGGAGCGTGGGAACTCCTGCTGGTCGGAGTGGTACTGCTGCTCGGCCTGTGCGGAGTGCTGGTGCCCGGCGTGCCGGGGTCCTGGCTCGTATGGGCCGGGGTCATGTGGTGGGCGCTGGAGGACCCGCGGCCGATCGCCTGGTGGGTCCTCGTGGGCGCCACCGCCGTTCTGCTGCTGTCCCGGGCGATCCGCTGGGGCCTGCCGCCCCGGCGTGTGGCGGAGAGCGGCGCCACCCCCCGAATGGCCGTGTACGCCGGTGTCGGCGCCCTCCTCGGTTTTGTCCTCCTCCCCGTGCTCGGCGCGTTCCCCGGCTTCGTGGGCGGCATCTACCTCTCGGAACGGCTCCGCCTCGGCCGCCACGGCGAGGCGAAGGCCGCGACGCGCACGGCGATGCGCTCGGGCGGGTCGAGTGTCCTGGCGGAGCTGTTCGCGTGTCTGCTGGTCACGGGGGCGTGGGTGGGCGTGGTGTTCGGAGGCTGA
- a CDS encoding protein phosphatase 2C domain-containing protein — protein sequence MADASPDAAASSASPSSPPSDAEPSDARPSTQLDLPTLQAQEITLVTGSQRVRVDYVGSGPPTYDAEPTALPAADPEDLGDLVADTVLDGARYGACTLRAASLRGDSARYRGEPRRDALLTARFGTGEQALVLVAMATGARVTPGAHRAAAEACRWIGRAVGLSHTRLVEDIQAGRRGDLKSGLHRLTDRSLGKLRASAVEQGLDPEEYTASLRCLLLPADPRCRTRVFFGVGAGGLFRLREREWQDIEPRVADTAGAPVVGFGSLPHETPDGDRLTMDLGITTPPSPYEPAPMPPREPFRFRASVARENDVLLLCTGGLAEPLRGEAPLAEHLAARWGAAEPPGLAAFLADAQVRVKGYADDRTAAAVWEA from the coding sequence TTGGCCGACGCCTCGCCCGACGCCGCAGCCTCGTCGGCCTCGCCCTCGTCCCCGCCTTCCGACGCCGAGCCCTCCGACGCCCGGCCGTCCACCCAGCTCGACCTCCCCACCCTCCAGGCGCAGGAGATCACCCTGGTCACCGGCAGCCAGCGGGTGCGGGTCGACTACGTGGGGTCCGGGCCGCCCACGTACGACGCGGAGCCGACCGCGTTGCCGGCGGCGGATCCGGAGGATCTGGGGGATCTGGTCGCGGACACGGTGCTGGACGGGGCGCGTTACGGGGCGTGCACGCTGCGGGCGGCGTCGCTGCGCGGGGACTCGGCGCGCTACCGGGGCGAGCCGCGCCGGGACGCGCTCCTGACCGCCCGTTTCGGGACGGGCGAGCAGGCGCTGGTGCTGGTGGCCATGGCGACCGGTGCCCGGGTCACGCCGGGGGCACACCGCGCGGCCGCGGAGGCGTGCCGGTGGATCGGGCGGGCCGTGGGGCTCAGCCACACTCGGCTGGTGGAGGACATCCAGGCGGGCCGGCGCGGCGACCTCAAGTCCGGGCTGCACCGGCTCACCGACCGCAGTCTCGGCAAACTGCGCGCCAGCGCCGTCGAGCAGGGGCTCGACCCGGAGGAGTACACGGCGAGCCTGCGCTGTCTGCTGCTCCCGGCCGACCCCCGGTGCCGTACGCGCGTGTTCTTCGGGGTCGGTGCCGGTGGACTGTTCCGGCTGCGGGAGAGGGAGTGGCAGGACATAGAGCCCCGGGTCGCGGACACGGCGGGCGCTCCGGTGGTCGGCTTCGGATCGCTGCCGCACGAGACCCCGGACGGCGACCGCCTCACCATGGACCTCGGCATCACGACACCCCCGAGTCCGTACGAACCCGCCCCCATGCCACCCCGTGAACCCTTCCGCTTCCGGGCCTCCGTCGCCCGCGAGAACGACGTCCTGCTGCTGTGCACCGGTGGTCTGGCCGAACCCCTGCGCGGAGAGGCCCCGCTCGCCGAGCATCTCGCGGCCCGTTGGGGAGCCGCCGAGCCGCCCGGCCTCGCCGCTTTCCTCGCCGACGCCCAGGTGAGGGTCAAGGGCTACGCCGACGACCGTACGGCCGCCGCCGTGTGGGAGGCCTGA
- a CDS encoding DUF2637 domain-containing protein yields the protein MRLTDISLNWLLPGAVLLLGMLAAVAVLARGKRSGEHAKTEDSWERSEERRRRKEALYATASYILLFCCAAVAAALSFRGLVGFGEQNLGLSNGWQYLVPFGLDGAAMFCSVLAVREASHGDAALGSRILVWTFAGAAAWFNWVHAPRGLGHDGAPQFFAGMSMSAAVLFDRALKQTRRAALREQGLVPRPLPQIRIVRWLRAPRETYKAWSLMLLEGVRSLDEAVDEVREDKRIKEENRTRKREQERLERAHLKAISRGHRGLPGRGGGGGGGRQVDTTVERVPAAQVASEPAISTPEQLPVRSRPSLQPVRNGSDKSYTVDLTAEDDTMALPRLDSLERKLKDLEQQFG from the coding sequence ATGAGATTGACCGACATATCGCTGAACTGGCTGCTTCCGGGCGCCGTACTGCTCCTGGGCATGCTGGCGGCGGTTGCGGTGCTCGCGCGCGGCAAGCGCTCCGGGGAGCACGCGAAGACCGAGGATTCGTGGGAACGCAGTGAGGAGCGCCGCCGGCGCAAGGAGGCCCTCTACGCCACGGCCTCCTACATCCTCCTCTTCTGCTGTGCCGCGGTCGCCGCCGCGCTCTCCTTCCGCGGCCTGGTCGGCTTCGGCGAGCAGAACCTTGGCCTCAGCAACGGGTGGCAGTACCTGGTTCCGTTCGGCCTGGACGGTGCCGCCATGTTCTGCTCGGTGCTCGCGGTGCGCGAGGCCAGCCACGGTGACGCGGCCCTCGGATCCCGCATACTCGTATGGACGTTCGCCGGTGCGGCGGCCTGGTTCAACTGGGTGCACGCGCCCAGGGGCCTCGGCCACGACGGCGCCCCGCAGTTCTTCGCCGGCATGTCCATGTCCGCGGCGGTGCTCTTCGACCGCGCGCTGAAGCAGACCCGCCGGGCCGCACTGCGCGAGCAGGGCCTGGTGCCGCGTCCGCTGCCGCAGATCCGCATCGTCCGCTGGCTGCGGGCCCCGCGCGAGACGTACAAGGCCTGGTCGCTGATGCTCCTGGAGGGTGTGCGCAGCCTGGACGAGGCCGTGGACGAGGTGCGCGAGGACAAGCGGATCAAGGAAGAGAACCGGACGCGCAAGCGCGAGCAGGAGCGTCTGGAGCGTGCCCACCTCAAGGCCATCAGCCGGGGCCACCGGGGTCTGCCCGGTCGTGGCGGCGGTGGCGGTGGCGGGCGCCAGGTGGACACCACCGTGGAGCGCGTGCCCGCGGCTCAGGTCGCCTCGGAGCCTGCCATATCGACGCCGGAACAACTGCCCGTACGTTCGCGTCCCTCCCTGCAGCCCGTACGTAACGGCTCTGACAAGTCGTACACCGTCGACCTCACCGCGGAGGACGACACCATGGCTCTGCCACGGCTCGACTCCCTGGAGCGCAAGCTCAAGGACCTTGAGCAGCAGTTCGGCTGA
- the rsgA gene encoding ribosome small subunit-dependent GTPase A produces MSSSSLSSSASSHPLAPYGWDADWESEFVPYAGQDLLPGRVVRVDRGLCDVITPAGIVRADTEFVVPRDPMKVVCTGDWVAVDPEGSDPRYVQTLLPRRTAFVRSTSSKRSEGQVLATNIDYVVICVSLAIELDLGRIERFLALAMSGSGGEAPLHTSAPSWESGAQPVVVLTKADLVPEAATLAHLVQDVETVAPGVAVLTVSSALGEGLDVLAAVLSGGTSVLLGQSGAGKSTLANALLGEDVMDVRAIRDVDGKGRHTTTTRNLLALPGGGVLIDTPGLRGVGLWDAESGVGQVFAEIEELAADCRFHDCAHLAEPGCAVLGAVETGELPERRLDSYRKLLRENQRMVAKSDARVRAEIRKEWKRKGAQGRAAMEAKRGGLR; encoded by the coding sequence TTGTCTTCCTCTTCTCTTTCGAGTTCGGCTTCGTCACACCCGCTCGCTCCGTATGGCTGGGACGCGGACTGGGAGTCGGAGTTCGTTCCGTACGCCGGGCAGGACCTCCTGCCCGGCCGTGTCGTACGAGTCGACCGTGGCCTGTGCGACGTCATCACCCCGGCCGGCATCGTCCGCGCCGACACCGAGTTCGTCGTTCCCCGTGACCCGATGAAGGTCGTGTGCACGGGGGACTGGGTCGCCGTCGATCCTGAAGGCAGCGACCCGCGCTACGTGCAGACACTCCTCCCGCGCCGAACCGCCTTCGTACGCTCGACCTCGTCCAAGCGCTCCGAGGGGCAGGTGCTGGCCACCAACATCGATTACGTCGTCATCTGTGTGTCGCTCGCGATCGAACTGGACCTCGGGCGAATCGAGCGGTTCCTGGCGCTGGCCATGTCCGGTTCGGGTGGTGAGGCACCGCTGCACACGTCGGCACCCTCCTGGGAGTCCGGGGCGCAGCCGGTGGTCGTGCTCACCAAGGCGGACCTCGTGCCGGAAGCGGCCACGCTGGCGCATCTGGTGCAGGACGTGGAGACCGTCGCGCCCGGCGTCGCGGTACTGACGGTCAGCTCCGCCCTCGGCGAGGGCCTCGACGTCCTCGCCGCGGTGCTCTCCGGCGGCACCTCCGTGCTGCTCGGCCAGTCCGGCGCCGGCAAGTCGACCCTCGCCAACGCGCTGCTCGGCGAGGACGTCATGGACGTCCGGGCCATCCGCGACGTGGACGGCAAGGGACGGCACACCACGACCACCCGCAACCTCCTCGCCCTGCCCGGCGGCGGGGTCCTCATCGACACACCCGGGCTGCGCGGCGTCGGCCTCTGGGACGCCGAGAGCGGGGTCGGGCAGGTTTTCGCCGAGATCGAGGAACTGGCCGCGGACTGCCGCTTCCACGACTGCGCGCACCTCGCCGAGCCCGGCTGCGCGGTCCTCGGCGCGGTCGAGACCGGTGAGCTGCCCGAGCGACGGCTCGACAGCTACCGGAAGCTGCTCCGCGAGAACCAGCGGATGGTGGCGAAGAGCGACGCCCGCGTGCGGGCCGAGATCCGGAAGGAGTGGAAGCGGAAGGGCGCGCAGGGGCGCGCGGCGATGGAGGCCAAGCGCGGCGGTCTGCGCTGA
- a CDS encoding (2Fe-2S)-binding protein — translation MPQSAPAPACTARTSPVTAAYARLTEVLPVMSVTELSPMDPLPDGEGWVSAAGLAAAGPELDAFLAWDEAQILRDHGRRGRPDVVATFGLHRYSWYACLLFTVPWFLQRRVPRFPAEHVAFQREQSRLAVRGETFSCLPGDPAAGEPGARVVPDEEALRAEVRAAFAEHIEPVLGGFGPRMRRRGRALWGMATDEIVEGIWYIAELLGADEQERCRRELELLLPGATRPYVGAAGFRELTGPGGESLPTRDRASCCMFYTLAPEDTCVTCPRTCEADRIAKLTAPDTT, via the coding sequence ATGCCCCAGTCAGCACCGGCACCGGCCTGCACTGCGCGCACGTCGCCCGTGACGGCCGCGTACGCCCGCCTGACCGAGGTCCTGCCGGTGATGAGCGTGACAGAACTCTCCCCCATGGATCCATTGCCCGATGGTGAGGGGTGGGTCTCCGCCGCCGGGCTCGCGGCGGCCGGGCCCGAGCTCGACGCGTTCCTCGCGTGGGACGAGGCCCAGATACTGCGGGACCACGGCAGGCGGGGCCGCCCGGACGTCGTGGCGACCTTCGGACTGCACCGCTACTCCTGGTACGCCTGCCTGCTCTTCACGGTCCCCTGGTTCCTGCAGCGCCGGGTGCCGCGCTTCCCCGCCGAGCACGTCGCGTTCCAGCGCGAGCAGAGCCGGCTGGCGGTACGGGGCGAAACGTTCAGCTGTCTGCCGGGCGATCCGGCGGCCGGTGAGCCGGGTGCCCGGGTGGTCCCGGACGAGGAGGCACTGCGGGCCGAGGTACGGGCGGCGTTCGCCGAGCACATAGAACCGGTCCTCGGCGGCTTCGGCCCGAGGATGCGGCGGCGTGGCCGCGCACTGTGGGGCATGGCGACCGACGAGATCGTCGAGGGCATCTGGTACATCGCCGAACTCCTCGGCGCGGACGAGCAGGAGCGCTGCCGGCGCGAGCTGGAGCTGTTACTGCCGGGCGCGACCCGGCCGTACGTGGGGGCCGCCGGCTTCCGTGAACTGACCGGCCCCGGCGGAGAGTCGCTGCCCACCCGGGACCGGGCGAGCTGCTGCATGTTCTACACGCTGGCCCCGGAGGACACCTGCGTCACCTGCCCGCGCACCTGCGAGGCGGACCGGATCGCCAAACTGACGGCGCCCGACACCACTTGA
- a CDS encoding DNA-3-methyladenine glycosylase 2 family protein produces the protein MRENEDTRYEAVRSRDGRFDGEFFFAVETTGIYCRPSCPAVTPKRENVRFYATAAAAQGAGFRACRRCRPDAVPGSAEWNVRADAVGRAMRLIGDGVVDREGVAGLAARLGYSARQVQRQLTAEVGAGPVALARAQRAHTARVLLQTTGLPVTEIAFGAGFASVRQFNDTIRAVYAMTPSGLRAARPRRSVGAPTAGIPLRLAYRGLYRSTALFDILAAEAVTGIEEVTGERGHRTYRRTLRLPYGTGIAEVDERPGGRRGRSGAAAYGQPGGRPGRGTADSGGRPGGRPGHMAAGPDGRVGGRTGGRRTMTTPPNGHHGGWLDARLHLTDPRDLTTAVQRLRRLFDLDADPYAVDERLGEDARLAPLVAARPGLRSPGAADPEEFAVRALVGRGEAERLIRAYGKALDAPHGTLTHLFPEPAALAGADGPLGALATALADGRVRLDVGADRDEAEAALRTLPGLDARTVAAIRTRSLGDPDVAPPGETVPDAWRPWRSYALQHLRTADESEPDTASRVQVQGVQS, from the coding sequence ATGCGGGAGAACGAGGACACCAGGTACGAGGCCGTACGGAGCCGGGACGGGCGGTTCGACGGGGAGTTCTTCTTCGCGGTCGAGACGACCGGTATCTACTGCCGGCCGAGCTGCCCGGCGGTGACGCCGAAACGGGAGAACGTCCGCTTCTACGCGACCGCGGCCGCCGCCCAGGGCGCCGGTTTCCGGGCCTGCCGGCGGTGCCGGCCGGACGCCGTGCCCGGATCGGCCGAGTGGAACGTCCGCGCGGACGCCGTGGGCCGGGCCATGCGGCTCATCGGGGACGGTGTCGTCGACCGGGAGGGCGTCGCCGGCCTGGCCGCGCGACTGGGATACAGCGCACGCCAGGTCCAGCGGCAGCTCACCGCCGAGGTCGGGGCCGGCCCCGTCGCACTGGCCCGCGCCCAGCGGGCCCACACCGCGCGTGTTCTCCTCCAGACCACCGGACTGCCGGTCACCGAGATCGCCTTCGGGGCGGGCTTCGCCAGCGTGCGCCAGTTCAACGACACGATCAGGGCGGTGTACGCCATGACTCCCAGCGGACTGCGCGCGGCGAGACCCCGACGGTCCGTCGGCGCGCCGACCGCCGGTATCCCCCTGAGGCTCGCGTACCGGGGTTTGTACCGGTCCACCGCACTCTTCGACATCCTCGCCGCCGAGGCCGTCACCGGCATCGAGGAAGTCACCGGCGAGCGCGGCCACCGCACGTATCGACGCACTCTCCGACTGCCGTACGGCACGGGAATCGCCGAGGTCGACGAACGACCGGGTGGGCGCCGGGGGCGTTCGGGGGCGGCCGCATACGGGCAGCCGGGCGGTCGTCCGGGGCGTGGGACGGCGGATTCGGGTGGGCGGCCGGGGGGTCGTCCCGGGCACATGGCGGCCGGCCCGGACGGACGGGTGGGCGGTCGGACGGGCGGTCGGCGGACCATGACGACGCCCCCCAACGGCCACCACGGCGGCTGGCTCGACGCCCGGCTCCATCTCACCGACCCCCGCGATCTCACCACCGCCGTACAGCGGCTGCGTCGGCTGTTCGATCTCGACGCGGATCCCTACGCCGTGGACGAGCGCCTCGGGGAGGACGCGCGGCTCGCTCCGCTCGTCGCCGCCAGGCCGGGGCTGCGCTCACCCGGAGCGGCCGATCCGGAGGAGTTCGCGGTACGGGCGCTCGTGGGGCGCGGGGAGGCGGAACGTCTGATCCGGGCGTACGGCAAGGCGCTGGACGCCCCGCACGGGACGCTGACGCACCTGTTCCCCGAACCGGCCGCGCTGGCCGGCGCGGACGGCCCGCTCGGCGCCCTCGCCACCGCCCTCGCCGACGGCAGGGTACGCCTCGATGTGGGCGCCGACCGGGACGAGGCCGAAGCCGCGCTGCGTACGCTGCCCGGCCTGGACGCCCGTACCGTCGCCGCGATCCGCACCCGCTCCCTCGGCGACCCGGACGTGGCGCCGCCGGGCGAGACCGTGCCGGACGCCTGGCGGCCGTGGCGGTCGTACGCCCTTCAACACCTCAGGACAGCAGACGAGTCGGAGCCGGACACGGCTTCGCGCGTACAGGTACAGGGAGTTCAGTCGTGA
- a CDS encoding helix-turn-helix transcriptional regulator, whose product MLGAIGLDETHESAYRALVSVGAADLPDLARRLTLGEHDTERALRRLERHGLAAQSSARPGRWVAAPPGVALGALLTQQRHELEKAELAAAILAEEYRASAAEPAAHDLVEVVIGSAAIAQRFLQLQLGATEEVCAMVTGAPIAVSGPENNPAEEQATGRGVGYRVVVERAVLDEDSGLTELSAALGREERVRVMDEVPTKLVIADRTLAMVPLTTHTAEPAALVVHASGLLELLSGLFESVWRQALPLRLGAGSVTEEVPDGPDDTDLEILSLLLAGMTDASVAKQLDLGLRTVQRRVKRLMELTGVTTRLQLGWHAYERAWVTRD is encoded by the coding sequence ATGCTGGGAGCGATCGGTCTCGACGAGACGCACGAGTCGGCGTACCGGGCCCTGGTGTCCGTGGGCGCCGCCGACCTACCGGACCTGGCGCGTCGACTCACGCTCGGGGAGCACGACACCGAGCGCGCGCTGCGCCGGCTGGAGCGGCACGGTCTCGCGGCCCAGTCCTCCGCGCGCCCGGGCCGCTGGGTGGCCGCGCCGCCCGGCGTGGCCCTGGGCGCGCTGCTCACCCAGCAGCGGCACGAGCTGGAGAAGGCCGAGCTGGCGGCGGCGATTCTCGCCGAGGAGTACCGGGCGAGCGCGGCCGAGCCCGCCGCCCACGACCTGGTCGAGGTGGTGATCGGCTCGGCCGCCATAGCGCAGCGCTTCCTGCAGCTCCAGCTCGGCGCCACGGAGGAGGTCTGCGCCATGGTCACCGGCGCTCCGATCGCGGTCTCCGGGCCGGAGAACAACCCCGCCGAGGAGCAGGCCACCGGCCGGGGTGTCGGCTACCGCGTGGTGGTCGAGCGCGCCGTCCTGGACGAGGACAGCGGGCTCACCGAGCTGTCCGCCGCGCTGGGCCGGGAGGAGCGGGTGCGGGTGATGGACGAGGTGCCGACGAAGCTGGTCATCGCCGACCGGACGCTCGCGATGGTCCCCCTCACCACGCACACCGCCGAGCCCGCCGCGCTCGTCGTCCACGCGAGCGGTCTGCTGGAGCTGCTGTCCGGCCTGTTCGAGTCGGTGTGGCGGCAGGCTCTGCCGCTGCGGCTCGGCGCCGGATCCGTCACCGAGGAAGTACCGGACGGCCCCGACGACACCGATCTGGAAATCCTCTCCCTGCTGCTGGCCGGCATGACCGACGCGAGCGTCGCCAAACAGCTCGACCTGGGCCTGAGGACCGTACAGCGCCGGGTGAAACGCCTGATGGAGCTGACCGGTGTGACGACCCGGCTGCAGTTGGGCTGGCACGCGTACGAGCGCGCGTGGGTGACCCGGGACTGA
- a CDS encoding methylated-DNA--[protein]-cysteine S-methyltransferase, translated as MSTGQRTYYTTVDSPVGQLLLTADESGTLTSLSVPEQKGGRVPLADWLRDPAPFRAAEEQLAAYFAGELKEFRLELRGEGTDFRQRVWAALDDVPYGATTTYGAIAARIGAPRAAVRAVGGAIGANPLLVVRPCHRVIGADGTLTGYAGGLDRKRLLLGLEGVL; from the coding sequence GTGAGCACCGGACAACGGACGTACTACACCACCGTCGACAGCCCTGTCGGTCAACTCCTCCTCACCGCCGACGAGTCGGGCACTCTCACCTCCCTCTCCGTGCCTGAGCAGAAGGGCGGCCGGGTTCCGCTGGCTGACTGGCTGCGCGACCCGGCACCCTTCCGGGCGGCCGAGGAACAGCTCGCCGCCTATTTCGCCGGTGAACTCAAGGAGTTCCGGCTGGAGTTGCGCGGTGAGGGCACCGACTTCCGGCAGCGGGTGTGGGCCGCGCTCGACGACGTCCCGTACGGCGCGACCACCACGTACGGTGCCATCGCCGCCCGCATCGGCGCGCCCCGCGCCGCCGTCCGGGCCGTGGGCGGCGCGATCGGCGCCAACCCCCTCCTCGTCGTCCGCCCCTGCCACCGGGTGATCGGCGCGGACGGCACCCTCACGGGGTACGCCGGCGGCCTCGACCGCAAACGCCTGCTCCTCGGCCTGGAGGGCGTGCTCTAG